GTTTCAGTCGTGGTGACATTATCCATAGATATTGCAAGCATGTCATCAGTGAATTGATCATGGAGATCAAATGCACAATCATcatatgcacacacaatATCTTTGCGGGAGGCGTCCTCTTCACCTTCAATAGCAGAAGCACATAATGCAAACCGCTCACGGCATTCATCACCTTGCAATCCTTCACGGTCCTGTGTTTCAGTTGTGGTGGCATTATCCATAGATATTGCAAGCATGTCATCAGTGAATTGATCATGGAGATCAAATGCACAATCAACTTTTGTAGATGTACTGCGTATACGTGTTTCGTTGgatttgttatttgtttccgctgagttattttttgtgctgttttcATTGTCTTTATCCGATATGCCTTGATGattgttttctttgatttCGTGTGAAtattcgtctttttttttctcttctatttttttttgtattttttctttatttgcatCTTCGtaaatttcttctttttgtgttttatttgtgtttcgTAGTATGTTGAACATGGCGTTTACCTCGTTTTCCATTATCTTATCCCTCTCGTGCTCCTCCCTGCATATTATTCTTTGCTTGtagtttttcctttgttcaTGTGTGTTTATGATCCCCTCTCGTTCTGttgtctttattttttctggcTCTTCATCGTCTGCCTTTATGTGTCGTTTAGTTGGTGATTGCGTTGAAGCCATGTCCTGTGTTTCGTTGAGCGTCGTTGGTGTGGAGTGTGACACTTTGTCGTTTTTCCATAAAATATTTATGAGTTCGTATATTTCTTGATCCATCGCCTCATCCAAGTCGGAGTCCCAAGAGTTCCATAGAAGGAGACTCTCATTGGTGTTAGATTTTCTAACTGGATATTTTTCAGTTGGATGTCCTTTCTCAtctatttcctctttctttattcGTGCAGCGTTTAACATTTTTAGTGCCAATCTCATCCTTGTTTGTAATTTATGGATTGCAATGGCGTGTTCAAGATACATTCGTTGACGTTGTGCTGACTCTTGTATACGCAGCTTTTCAGTTTGTAGCGGATACGCGTAACTAATCCATTCACCTGGGTTTATTTCCACCGCTGGTTCCTCCTCGTCGCTACACTCGCCGCCATCAACCTTCCTCGTGAGGTTGCGCCTATCGACGCTTTCCTTGCTAACTATCAAGTTGcgtctctcctcctccttctcgaTTACAGCATGTACATTTTGTAGTGCTAACCACATCTTTTCTTCTGCATCTAACCGCTGCTGATAAGCTTTAACCTGAAGCACTCTATGTGTCATCATTTTTTGAATTAGAGCGGAATACGCTTCCATTTCTTCTATGTGGAGTTCATGCCGTGCAATGTCCTCATCGTGCTGAACCCTCCAACATGGGGGGTCAGTTGATACTTCACGCCGGCTCCTCTCTACACTACCCTTCAGGTCATCTGTGACGATGTGAGCAATTATATCAGCAGCCGGAGAAAGCGCAGGACTCTTAGAATGGCCTCGCCCCCTGGGCACAGACACTGTGTCGCCGCTGAACAGAATAGAACCGAAGCGACCGATAGAGGTTGTTGCACTCATTGGGTGAGCACGTGCTGCTTTGAACCCCTGTCCAACCTGCCCACCATAAGAACGATGGAAGGCGGAGTTAAGCCTAATGGGAGAAGGAGGGTTCTTTTCATAATACCGCGATGCAGACCGCGTGTCAACATCTTCCCACATCCCCACAGTACTGGTGCGAGAGACGCGATCTTGTGGAGCGGAAGGGGGTGGGGATGACGTGAAGCTGGCTACGGTTTTGCTCTCCAAACTATCCCTTCTAGTCGCCGCACGCTTGAGGAGCCCTGCAGCCCGCGCTAAACCTCCACGGCGTCTCGATGGCGCATCCGTATTTCGCGATCTCATCAGAAGATGCGCTGGCAACTAACGAAATGCGGTAGTTGTGGAAACACACCCACGTACTTGGTAACCGTGATAGGCGTTCAGTCTTGTGCAGATGAGTgactaatatatatatattagacaGGAAACTTGAAGGTAGATGTGCTCCTGGCACCTTCACACTGAGGGCAACTCAAATGACTAAATTCTTCTTTGtcaccgctgctgcttcctgtGAATACCTGGTGTCTTAAGGCAACCAGCGTTGCACGTAAGTGAAACTTCTTCCAATTGCTTTCCGTGTCTCTTTACAGCGATATTGCGTCGCTCGTTATAATACCTAAAGTCACCTCTGCACCACGGAATAACACTCACCAACGCATAAGACGTTGataagggagggggaaagccTGGCACTTGTCGCACTTTCACGCCGCAGCGTATTGACCTGTGTCCGCAACAGGTGGGTTCGGCTCCTATTAAGCGCTCAAAGAAGAACTTCCAGGTAAACGAACGCGTCTACAAAAGTGCGCACGAAGACGGTGATACTGTcacgaaaaaaacagaaagagagaagattCACACCTCCACTCCACCAAAAATGAGTGGAGAATTCAAACTCCCTTTTACTTAATGCCCTTTTGGTGTGTTTTATACCACCACAGAAGCAGCACCAGTCACAGGTTCGTGCGAATTTGCCCGGCCCCAACTGCCTTCCGTCGTGCACACACTACCAGGGGGTTAGACAAACTCCGTCAacctaaaaacaaaaacaaaacaagtgCCAAtaaatgtgtatatatgtataactAATAACACAATCACACTTAACCTCCCCCTCCCTGGCTATCGGCcaaattttcttatttctcttttttcttacctACCTGGAATGTGGGTTAAGAGTTTTTATTACAAaatattctttcttttatttatccCTGTTTGTTGTCAGGTTTTTAATCCGCTGTACCCCGTTATCAGCCCACCTGTCGTCCTTTCCTAAatccctttcctcacttAATTCAGAGAAACAGCTGCACGGAAAGTGCTTTGAATAAAATGATCCAGTAAATACGTCCCACCAATAAGCCTTTGTTGAGATACAGCACCTAATgtacatttaaaaaaaaacagaaaagaaaggcgaggaaaaaagaaaacgaacatCCAAACCAAATTCAATATCAACAAGCAGACATAACACGGAATAAGATGTCAAAACAGCAGGGACTCCCCCCCTCAtaccaaccaaaaaaaatggagtgCTTTCAcaagcaataaaaaaaaagaaagaaagaacataACTAAACTTAGTGTTCTTGATCGAAGGGAAGGCAACACAATACCACAAAATGATGCATCGGCAGGCGTGAAACAAGACCAAACAAGTCATGGATTGCATCCCATTCAACTCTCCATGCTTCACTACTTGAGGGGAATGAAACGAGAAGAGTGAGTCGCACCAAAACCGGGGCGGCCGTGAGCGACAGGTTTGTACGTCAGCGAGAACTCTCCAAGATAATGGCCAATCATCTCACCCTTGATCTCCACCGCATTAAACTGGCGACCATTGTAGATTCCCACAACAGAACCCACCATCTCAGGCGTGATCACAACATCACGAAGGTGTGTCTTCACAGCTTTCGGTTTCTCACCGGCCTTCACGTTCTTCTTCGCCTCACGCAGGCGCTTCAAAAGCACAGGGGCGCGACGGTCCGCGTGGCGGTTCATGCGTCTACGGGCGCGAGCATGCACAAGTGCCTTGAACTCCTCCTCAGTGAGCGCAAGTAGTGGGTCGATTTCGTGGCCACGGTACGTGAATTTGTGGAAGGTACGCTCCTTCTTCAGCTGTTCGTACCGCTCCTGTGTAATGTTCGACGCCATCGCCTTCTCTCCGTCTACACGATATTAATTataaggaaaagggagggaaaagacatAAAAGCGGAAAGCCACCAGGAAGGGAAAAGCCGTTACTCCAACAAACGCTTAGGTGTGTTAACACCACTTTTGGAGACGAACACCTTATCACAAGTGACGGCCTCCTCTTCGTTCGTacatatgaatatataaatatatatcaaaCTGTTACAATCAGGGGGGAGAGAAACGCGAGGCCGGTGGACCGCAAGTCATCTGAAGAAGTGATCATATCCAAAGCATCGTAAAAAGTGAACACCTTTCCGCGTTCTGTATCGGAACATCTACATCAACAAACAGCTATAATGAAGACCAAACAGAGAATATATTCAGCCACAAGTTTCCTCGTTTTGATTCTCCGAAAATTGGTAACCGCGTCATGGAAAATGTAGCGAAGGATCAT
This portion of the Trypanosoma brucei brucei TREU927 chromosome 7, complete sequence genome encodes:
- a CDS encoding 40S ribosomal protein S15, putative, with the translated sequence MASNITQERYEQLKKERTFHKFTYRGHEIDPLLALTEEEFKALVHARARRRMNRHADRRAPVLLKRLREAKKNVKAGEKPKAVKTHLRDVVITPEMVGSVVGIYNGRQFNAVEIKGEMIGHYLGEFSLTYKPVAHGRPGFGATHSSRFIPLK